In Flavobacterium gelatinilyticum, a genomic segment contains:
- a CDS encoding sodium:solute symporter codes for MQLFDWIVLIVTLLFIVGYGSWKTRGSKNVEDFILGNNETPWYTVGLSVMATQASAITFLSTPGQAYHDGMGFVQFYFGLPIAMIVICYTFIPLYHKAKVFTAYEFLERRFDVKTRSLAAILFLVQRGLGTGLTIYAPAIILSALLGWNLTIMNIIIGVMVIIYTFSGGTKAVNVTQKQQMFVIMSGMFITFFLILHYLPNDMTFTSALHIAGANDKMNIVDFSFNPEEKYTFWSGITGGFFLALAYFGTDQSQVGRYLSGKSVRESQMGLIMNGLLKVPMQFFILLTGVMVFVFFQFNPVPLNFNPNNKTTIEKSVYKNEYHALEKKLNTLSEDKKVINLLYIDQLNQDYDNPILRKEMVALSNKEKDLRDKAKEIISKADSNSETNDKDYVFFHFILHYLPKGLIGLLLAVILSAAMSSTASGLTALASTTAIDIYKRNIKTEKSEKHYLNATKFFTLFWGVVAILFACVGTLFENLIQLVNIIGSIFYGTVLGIFLVGFYLKKVTAKPMFISAIISQLTIFGIYYYMIYSQEKLGYLWLNFIGAILTIILSLLLQLLFFKGKTNSEITEN; via the coding sequence ATGCAGCTATTTGACTGGATCGTACTTATTGTTACATTACTTTTTATTGTTGGATATGGTTCATGGAAAACCAGAGGCAGTAAAAATGTCGAAGATTTTATTTTAGGCAATAACGAAACACCGTGGTATACCGTGGGCCTTTCTGTTATGGCCACACAGGCCAGTGCCATTACCTTTCTTTCAACTCCCGGACAGGCATATCATGACGGAATGGGTTTTGTACAGTTCTATTTTGGTCTGCCAATCGCCATGATTGTTATCTGTTACACCTTTATCCCATTATACCACAAAGCCAAGGTTTTTACAGCTTACGAATTTTTAGAAAGACGATTTGATGTAAAGACGCGCTCGCTTGCCGCTATTCTTTTTTTAGTGCAAAGAGGTTTAGGAACCGGACTTACTATTTATGCCCCGGCTATCATTTTGTCAGCACTTTTGGGCTGGAACTTAACGATAATGAATATTATTATTGGGGTAATGGTAATTATCTATACGTTTTCGGGTGGAACGAAAGCAGTAAACGTAACTCAAAAACAGCAAATGTTTGTGATTATGTCGGGAATGTTTATTACGTTTTTCCTGATTCTGCACTACCTTCCTAACGATATGACTTTTACGAGCGCACTGCATATTGCAGGTGCCAATGATAAAATGAATATTGTTGATTTTTCTTTTAATCCCGAAGAAAAATACACTTTTTGGAGCGGTATAACCGGAGGTTTCTTTCTTGCATTAGCTTATTTTGGAACAGATCAGTCTCAGGTTGGACGTTATTTATCCGGTAAATCAGTCCGCGAAAGCCAGATGGGATTAATCATGAACGGACTTCTAAAAGTTCCTATGCAGTTCTTTATTCTGCTTACGGGAGTTATGGTTTTTGTTTTTTTTCAGTTCAATCCTGTTCCTTTAAATTTTAATCCGAATAATAAAACAACGATTGAAAAATCAGTTTATAAGAATGAGTATCACGCTCTGGAAAAGAAGCTCAATACACTTTCTGAAGATAAAAAAGTAATTAATCTGCTGTATATAGACCAGCTGAATCAGGATTATGACAATCCTATTCTTCGTAAAGAAATGGTAGCCTTATCGAATAAAGAAAAAGATTTGCGTGATAAAGCGAAAGAAATCATTTCAAAAGCCGACAGTAACAGCGAAACAAACGATAAAGATTATGTATTCTTTCATTTCATTCTTCATTATCTGCCAAAAGGTTTAATCGGGTTACTACTTGCTGTGATTCTTTCTGCTGCCATGTCGTCAACTGCTTCGGGTTTAACCGCTTTGGCCTCGACCACCGCAATTGATATTTACAAACGAAACATCAAAACCGAAAAATCCGAAAAGCATTATCTTAATGCGACTAAATTTTTCACTTTGTTCTGGGGAGTTGTAGCCATACTTTTTGCCTGTGTGGGAACTTTGTTCGAAAACTTAATCCAGCTTGTAAATATCATTGGTTCTATATTTTACGGTACAGTTTTAGGTATTTTCCTTGTTGGTTTTTATCTTAAAAAGGTAACAGCAAAACCTATGTTCATCAGTGCGATTATCAGTCAGCTGACGATTTTCGGAATTTATTATTATATGATTTACAGCCAGGAAAAATTAGGTTATTTATGGCTGAATTTTATTGGCGCTATTTTAACAATTATATTGTCGCTTTTATTACAGCTTTTATTCTTTAAAGGAAAAACCAATTCAGAAATCACTGAAAACTAA
- a CDS encoding DUF2911 domain-containing protein, with protein MKKLLIALAIILAPFASDAQVKTPQASPKAYIKQTVGLTDVEVTYSRPGARGRAVFGNLVPFGKLWRTGANENTIINFSDDVVIDGKTLKKGKYSIYTIPKIESWEVIFYLSTDNWGLPENWSDAYVALRTTVKENALPTPVESFTIGINGLDPNFAYLEMSWENSHVALKFEVPTAKTATASIEKTLAGPSWNDYFASAQYIFSSNGNIETARTYVDKALDMSAEKPFYVSRLKSLIQAKQGDKKGAVETAKISLAGAEAANNQDYVKMNKDSIAEWSR; from the coding sequence ATGAAAAAACTACTTATTGCATTAGCGATCATATTGGCTCCTTTTGCATCTGATGCACAGGTAAAAACGCCACAGGCAAGTCCAAAAGCTTATATAAAACAAACAGTTGGTTTAACGGATGTTGAAGTTACTTATTCTAGACCGGGAGCCAGAGGAAGAGCTGTGTTTGGAAATTTAGTTCCGTTTGGTAAATTATGGAGAACAGGTGCTAACGAAAACACTATCATTAATTTTAGTGATGATGTTGTTATCGACGGAAAAACACTGAAAAAAGGTAAATACTCTATTTATACAATTCCGAAAATCGAAAGCTGGGAAGTGATTTTCTATCTTTCTACAGACAACTGGGGACTACCTGAAAACTGGAGCGATGCTTATGTTGCTTTAAGAACTACTGTAAAAGAAAATGCACTGCCAACTCCTGTTGAGAGTTTTACAATTGGCATTAACGGGTTAGATCCTAATTTTGCTTATTTGGAGATGTCATGGGAAAACTCGCATGTAGCTTTAAAATTTGAAGTTCCTACAGCTAAAACAGCAACGGCAAGTATCGAAAAGACTTTAGCAGGACCAAGCTGGAATGATTATTTTGCATCTGCCCAATATATTTTCTCTTCAAACGGAAATATCGAAACTGCAAGAACATATGTAGATAAAGCATTAGATATGAGTGCCGAAAAACCTTTTTATGTATCTAGATTAAAATCATTAATCCAGGCAAAACAAGGTGATAAAAAAGGAGCTGTTGAAACTGCAAAAATTTCTTTGGCAGGAGCAGAAGCAGCAAACAATCAGGATTACGTTAAAATGAATAAAGACAGTATCGCTGAGTGGAGCAGATAA
- a CDS encoding DUF1684 domain-containing protein: MKDCLILIGLLTFSFGFSQKKFDRTEAEKFQKQINSEYADPKTSPLMEEDLKSFKTLDFYPIDSKYFVNAKFEKAKNEKVFEMKTTGTRTPQYIKYGTLSFTLNGKDMKLNVYRNIELSKKEEYKDHLFLPFLDLTCGKESYIGGRYIDLKIPKGKTIAVDFNQAYNPYCAYNHKYSCPLVPLENDLKVEIRAGVKTFH; this comes from the coding sequence ATGAAAGATTGCTTAATCCTAATTGGTCTTCTGACTTTTAGCTTTGGTTTCAGCCAAAAGAAATTTGATCGTACTGAAGCCGAAAAGTTTCAAAAGCAGATTAACTCAGAATATGCTGATCCAAAAACAAGCCCGTTAATGGAGGAAGATTTAAAGTCTTTTAAAACTTTAGATTTTTATCCTATAGACAGTAAGTATTTTGTAAATGCGAAGTTTGAAAAAGCAAAAAATGAGAAGGTTTTTGAAATGAAAACCACCGGAACCAGAACGCCTCAATACATAAAATACGGAACTTTATCTTTTACTCTGAATGGTAAAGATATGAAGCTCAATGTTTACCGAAATATTGAACTTTCTAAAAAAGAGGAATATAAAGATCATTTATTTCTGCCTTTTTTAGATTTAACCTGTGGAAAAGAAAGTTATATAGGCGGACGTTACATTGATTTAAAAATCCCGAAAGGAAAAACAATTGCTGTCGATTTTAATCAGGCCTATAATCCGTATTGCGCCTATAATCATAAATATTCTTGTCCGCTTGTTCCTCTTGAGAACGATTTAAAAGTAGAAATTAGAGCAGGAGTGAAAACTTTTCATTAA
- a CDS encoding HAD family hydrolase: protein MIKTVIFDMDGVIVDTEPVHRYAYYKQFTELNIEVPEEMYTSFTGLSTRNTFQTLKGNFPSVEHEVEDLIQWKRNIFNDAFDTKEDLYLLDGVEDLIKDLYANGIQLILASSASKVTIERVFTRFNLHQYFSHIVSGEDFPQSKPNPAIFIHAASLSIAPKEECIIIEDSTNGIKAAKGAGIFCVGYRSEHSNLQDYSEADIVINHFSELNAEKISQLKS, encoded by the coding sequence ATGATTAAAACAGTAATTTTTGATATGGACGGCGTAATTGTCGATACAGAACCCGTTCATCGTTATGCTTATTACAAGCAATTTACAGAATTAAATATCGAAGTGCCGGAAGAAATGTATACATCGTTTACCGGTCTTTCAACGCGAAATACTTTTCAGACTTTAAAAGGGAATTTTCCGTCTGTAGAGCATGAAGTAGAAGATTTGATTCAATGGAAAAGAAATATTTTCAACGATGCTTTTGATACCAAAGAAGATTTATATCTACTGGATGGTGTTGAAGATTTGATTAAAGATTTATATGCAAACGGAATTCAGTTAATTCTGGCTTCATCTGCATCAAAAGTTACAATAGAACGCGTTTTTACGAGATTTAATCTGCATCAGTATTTTTCTCATATCGTAAGCGGTGAAGATTTCCCGCAATCGAAGCCAAATCCGGCGATTTTTATTCATGCTGCTTCATTGTCAATTGCTCCAAAAGAGGAATGTATTATTATAGAGGACAGTACAAATGGTATAAAAGCAGCAAAAGGAGCAGGGATTTTTTGTGTAGGTTACCGAAGCGAACATTCAAATTTACAGGATTATTCAGAAGCTGATATTGTGATCAATCACTTTAGTGAATTAAATGCAGAAAAAATATCACAGTTAAAGTCCTGA
- a CDS encoding MCP four helix bundle domain-containing protein has translation MKDLKKYSNKTKAAFILLIVMLLILLGNFNTLLNSKNVNENINAIYKDRLVVAHYIFQYSKQLHFIKAEAEKLDLSDNIKKDEIIHTLDIIHNIDDLYAKTVLTNKEKQYFDAFLNSCKEINRQAANKNWDKIANSSSEALKTLELLSQIQIEEGKLKLAAANAMYSKNNSLGQLQIALLIILGGITFYLLIVKKIKRTIKIPEPPSMN, from the coding sequence ATGAAAGATTTGAAAAAATACAGTAATAAAACCAAAGCGGCTTTTATATTACTGATTGTAATGCTATTAATTTTACTTGGAAATTTTAATACACTGCTGAATTCCAAAAATGTCAACGAAAATATAAATGCTATTTACAAAGACCGTCTGGTTGTAGCGCATTATATTTTTCAGTATTCCAAACAACTTCATTTTATTAAAGCCGAAGCTGAAAAGCTGGATTTAAGTGATAATATTAAAAAAGACGAAATCATTCATACTTTGGATATTATTCATAATATTGATGATTTGTACGCAAAAACGGTTCTTACCAATAAAGAAAAACAATATTTTGATGCTTTTCTGAACTCCTGTAAAGAAATTAATAGACAGGCTGCCAACAAAAACTGGGACAAAATTGCTAATTCCAGTTCTGAAGCTTTAAAAACATTAGAATTGCTATCGCAGATTCAGATTGAGGAAGGAAAACTTAAACTGGCAGCAGCCAATGCCATGTACAGCAAAAACAACAGTCTTGGACAACTGCAAATCGCTTTACTTATTATTTTGGGAGGTATCACTTTTTATCTTTTGATTGTAAAGAAAATAAAAAGAACCATTAAAATTCCTGAACCTCCCAGTATGAATTAA
- a CDS encoding tRNA threonylcarbamoyladenosine dehydratase: protein MAEWTERAELLFTKEGLDNLRNANVLVVGLGGVGSFAAEFLARAGVGNMTIVDGDVVDITNINRQLPALHSTVGEPKIKIVGDRLMDINPELNLTRVQEFLSPERAFEIVSADFDYVLDCIDSITPKLNLIIAAKRKRVKIISSMGAGGKMLASKVKVADISKTINCYFSKTIRKRLKAVQINKLKVVFSSEIQNEKSLKLTDGKNFKKSFYGTNSYMPGLFGLHAAETVIRYLIAKKEE from the coding sequence ATGGCAGAATGGACAGAAAGAGCCGAGCTTTTATTTACAAAAGAAGGATTAGACAATTTGCGTAATGCAAATGTTTTGGTAGTAGGATTAGGAGGAGTAGGATCGTTTGCAGCAGAATTTTTAGCAAGAGCCGGAGTTGGAAACATGACTATTGTAGACGGTGATGTGGTAGATATTACCAATATTAACAGACAGCTGCCTGCTTTACATTCGACTGTTGGCGAACCAAAAATTAAAATTGTAGGCGATCGTTTAATGGATATTAATCCGGAATTGAACTTAACACGTGTTCAGGAATTTTTGTCTCCGGAAAGAGCTTTTGAAATCGTTTCTGCAGATTTTGATTATGTTTTGGACTGTATTGACAGTATTACACCAAAATTGAATTTAATTATCGCTGCAAAACGTAAAAGAGTAAAAATCATCAGCAGTATGGGAGCAGGAGGAAAGATGCTGGCTTCTAAAGTAAAAGTGGCTGATATTTCTAAAACCATCAATTGCTATTTCTCTAAAACGATTCGTAAAAGGTTAAAAGCGGTTCAAATTAACAAATTGAAAGTTGTTTTTTCATCTGAAATCCAAAACGAAAAAAGCCTGAAATTAACAGACGGAAAAAATTTCAAAAAATCTTTCTACGGAACCAACAGCTATATGCCGGGATTATTTGGCCTTCATGCCGCTGAAACAGTTATTCGTTATTTGATTGCGAAAAAAGAAGAGTAG
- a CDS encoding AI-2E family transporter, translating to MIQPLKLPFYAKLACILVSLISFAYIFCITKDILTPVLMAFLFAVLLLPIFTFLNTKLKFPRHLAAIVCMVLFLSVIVGILVFISYQVTYMANDFDTIKKNANSFIIEIHKFIRENFQVSIGEQKKYIDTVTKDSVKNGQATLGSFIVSMSDVLLDSTIVVIYTFLFLIYKEHFKLFFAKLIKKENHPVLKDILSQIKVSINNYIVSLIIELIVVAVLTSLGLWIIGIKYFILLGLITGILNLVPYIGILIAGIITVLASLTGSAEISMILGILIVNIIVQFIDNNLLVPLIINSKVEINAFVSIMGIIVGGAAAGIAGMFLAIPLLAILKIIFDRIEPLEPWGYLMGNHIPRRFTWRVRRVKTEN from the coding sequence ATGATTCAACCATTAAAATTGCCATTTTATGCAAAACTTGCGTGCATATTAGTAAGTTTAATTTCATTTGCTTACATATTCTGTATTACCAAAGATATCCTCACGCCTGTTTTAATGGCATTTTTATTTGCAGTACTGCTCCTGCCAATTTTTACCTTTTTAAATACAAAACTTAAATTTCCCAGACATCTTGCCGCGATTGTCTGCATGGTTTTATTTCTCTCCGTCATTGTCGGGATTCTGGTTTTTATATCGTATCAGGTTACGTATATGGCCAATGATTTTGACACGATTAAGAAAAACGCCAATTCGTTTATTATCGAAATTCATAAATTTATAAGAGAGAATTTTCAGGTAAGCATTGGCGAGCAAAAAAAATATATTGATACCGTGACTAAAGATTCGGTTAAAAACGGTCAGGCAACTTTGGGATCTTTTATTGTATCCATGAGCGATGTTCTTTTAGACAGTACCATTGTGGTTATATACACTTTCTTATTTTTGATATATAAAGAACACTTCAAGCTGTTTTTTGCCAAACTGATAAAAAAAGAAAATCATCCGGTTTTAAAAGATATTCTTTCACAGATAAAAGTTTCCATTAATAATTATATCGTCAGTTTAATTATCGAGCTGATAGTTGTAGCCGTTTTAACCAGTTTAGGATTGTGGATTATCGGAATTAAATATTTTATTCTGCTGGGATTAATTACCGGAATCTTAAATCTTGTACCGTATATTGGGATTTTAATTGCCGGAATTATAACCGTTTTAGCATCTTTAACAGGATCTGCTGAAATTTCTATGATTCTTGGAATTTTGATCGTAAATATCATTGTTCAGTTTATAGATAATAATTTACTTGTACCGCTTATTATCAATTCAAAGGTAGAAATAAACGCTTTTGTTTCGATCATGGGCATCATTGTAGGCGGTGCAGCGGCCGGAATTGCCGGAATGTTCCTTGCTATCCCGCTGCTGGCTATCCTGAAAATAATTTTTGACCGAATCGAACCGCTTGAACCATGGGGTTATCTGATGGGAAATCATATTCCGAGACGATTTACGTGGAGAGTCAGACGCGTTAAAACTGAAAACTAA
- a CDS encoding mechanosensitive ion channel domain-containing protein: MFSFKEYSHEIFATVILLIILLVLRVIVANLVKRFASSSQIFEHRTNLIIKYINILMNILITVSLIVIWGVETKDIFITISSIATVIGVAMFAQWSILSNITSGMVLFFSFPFRIGDTIKIHDKDFPIEAEIEDISTFHVNLKTKDGERIVFPNNLLLQKGISIMPSNYEEKEFFD, from the coding sequence ATGTTTTCATTTAAAGAGTACAGCCACGAAATATTTGCAACCGTAATTCTTCTTATTATTTTATTGGTATTACGAGTTATAGTTGCCAATTTAGTAAAAAGATTTGCCAGTTCAAGTCAGATATTTGAACACCGTACCAATCTAATTATCAAATACATCAATATTTTAATGAATATCCTGATTACAGTTAGTTTAATTGTAATCTGGGGAGTTGAAACAAAAGATATTTTTATCACCATATCGTCTATCGCAACCGTTATTGGGGTAGCAATGTTTGCACAATGGTCTATTCTTAGTAATATAACATCGGGAATGGTTTTATTTTTTTCATTTCCTTTCAGGATTGGCGATACCATCAAAATTCACGATAAGGACTTCCCTATCGAAGCTGAAATTGAAGACATCAGTACTTTTCATGTCAATTTAAAAACCAAAGACGGAGAGCGCATTGTTTTTCCTAATAATCTTCTGTTGCAAAAAGGAATCTCTATAATGCCGTCGAATTACGAGGAAAAAGAGTTTTTTGATTAA
- a CDS encoding Maf-like protein codes for MLKEKLKKYKLILASGSPRRQQFFKDLDLDFEIRLKDVEEIYPPELKAVEITDYLAELKASAFDGELNDNEILITSDTIVWLKDKALGKPKNAEDAFQMIKSMSNTTHEVITSVCFKTNKASALLHDVTKVTFKELSDEAILYYIENYKPYDKAGAYGIQEWFGFMAVTKVEGSYTNVMGLPTAKVYEYLTTLV; via the coding sequence ATGCTTAAAGAAAAACTTAAGAAATATAAATTAATTCTGGCATCGGGATCGCCCCGCAGGCAGCAATTTTTTAAAGATCTGGACCTTGATTTTGAAATCCGGTTAAAAGATGTTGAAGAAATTTATCCTCCGGAATTAAAAGCGGTTGAAATTACTGATTATTTGGCCGAATTAAAAGCCAGTGCTTTTGATGGCGAGCTGAATGATAACGAAATACTGATAACAAGCGACACAATTGTCTGGCTTAAAGATAAAGCTTTAGGAAAACCAAAAAATGCCGAAGATGCTTTTCAGATGATTAAATCGATGTCGAATACAACTCATGAAGTCATTACATCGGTTTGTTTTAAAACCAATAAAGCTTCTGCCCTCTTGCACGATGTTACAAAAGTTACTTTTAAAGAACTGTCAGACGAAGCAATTTTGTATTATATCGAAAACTACAAACCTTATGATAAAGCCGGCGCTTATGGAATTCAGGAATGGTTTGGTTTTATGGCAGTTACAAAAGTTGAAGGTTCTTATACCAATGTTATGGGACTGCCAACAGCCAAAGTTTACGAATATTTGACTACATTAGTGTAA
- a CDS encoding PIG-L family deacetylase, with product MRKIQVYILLLFFIGFQISFAQQPQKPNSVEIYNQIKKLNFLGSVLYLAAHPDDENTRMISYLANEMNARTGYLSLTRGDGGQNLIGPQLRELLGVIRTQELIEARKIDGGEQFFSRANDFGFSKNPDETLEIWDKNKVLADVVWTIRKFQPDIIINRFDHRSPGTTHGHHTSSAMLSVESFKLTNDPKIYPEQLKYVQPWQVKRQFFNPSWWFYGSQEKFDAANKTKFTKLETGVYYNGTGKSNQEIAALSRSRHQSQGFGSTGVRGEETEYLELINGEKPVNKDDLFDGIDTSWNRVKNGKPVGDLISSIISKYNFNNPFASIPDLVKVYGMIQNLEDSHWKTIKAEAVKNIIASCSGLYLEAVASEQEATPGSTVNLSLEAINRCAVDMQLVSVTTLPDNKTTIQNTVLRNNNDQRISLSLQLPDAIEYTQPYWLKEKATVGMYTVSNQEIIGVPDIIRNVKVVFTIKINGVEIPFERTVVYKYNDGVKGEMYNFLDIVPEVTTSILERVLVFRDTKSKMIPVKVRAGKDDLKGNLQLELPKSWSVSPKQIPFALDKKGTEQVFYFEVTPPLNPEEVTAKSVAVVDNKRFDRDQTIIEFSHITKQMVLKPAESKCIRIDLKTSGDAIAYIMGAGDEVPESLMQMGYKVSILKPEEITPERLDSFSAVITGIRAYNTVHALANKQNILFNFVKSGKNMIVQYNTNGKLVTDKIAPYPLKLSNDRVTEENAKITFLAPNHPVLNTPNKITAKDFEGWTQEQGLYYPNQYDPAFTPIISSHDKGESAKDGALLVAPYGKGYYIYTGLSFFRELPEGVSGAYRLLSNIISLKQPVEAPKQDIKQ from the coding sequence ATGCGAAAAATACAGGTTTATATCCTTCTTCTATTTTTTATAGGTTTTCAGATTTCATTTGCACAACAGCCGCAAAAGCCAAATTCAGTCGAAATTTACAATCAGATTAAAAAATTAAACTTTTTAGGTTCAGTTTTATATCTTGCTGCGCATCCTGATGACGAAAATACCCGAATGATTTCGTATCTGGCAAATGAAATGAATGCCAGAACCGGATATTTATCGCTTACCCGCGGTGATGGAGGACAAAACTTAATTGGACCTCAATTGCGTGAATTATTGGGCGTTATACGTACTCAGGAATTAATTGAAGCCCGAAAAATAGACGGCGGTGAACAGTTTTTTTCAAGAGCCAATGATTTTGGTTTTTCAAAAAATCCGGATGAGACTTTAGAAATTTGGGACAAAAATAAAGTCCTGGCCGATGTAGTCTGGACTATCAGAAAATTTCAGCCGGATATCATCATAAACAGATTTGATCATCGTTCTCCCGGAACTACACACGGACATCATACATCATCAGCAATGCTGAGTGTAGAGAGTTTTAAACTAACCAACGATCCTAAAATTTATCCTGAGCAATTAAAATATGTACAGCCATGGCAGGTAAAACGCCAGTTCTTTAATCCTTCATGGTGGTTTTACGGAAGCCAGGAAAAATTTGATGCTGCTAACAAAACCAAGTTTACAAAATTAGAAACGGGTGTTTACTATAACGGAACCGGAAAATCCAATCAGGAAATTGCCGCTTTAAGCCGAAGCCGACACCAGTCACAAGGATTTGGAAGCACCGGTGTACGCGGCGAAGAAACCGAATATTTAGAACTTATCAATGGTGAAAAGCCAGTCAATAAAGACGATTTGTTTGATGGAATCGATACTTCCTGGAATCGTGTAAAAAACGGAAAACCTGTTGGTGATCTCATTTCGTCAATTATTTCAAAATATAATTTCAATAATCCATTTGCAAGCATTCCGGATTTGGTAAAAGTCTACGGAATGATTCAAAATTTAGAAGACAGCCACTGGAAAACCATTAAAGCTGAAGCTGTAAAAAATATCATAGCCTCTTGTTCCGGTTTGTATCTTGAAGCTGTTGCCAGCGAACAGGAAGCAACGCCCGGAAGCACTGTAAATTTAAGCCTTGAAGCTATTAACAGATGTGCTGTTGACATGCAGTTAGTAAGTGTTACGACACTTCCGGACAATAAAACAACGATTCAGAATACGGTTTTAAGAAACAATAACGACCAAAGAATCAGTTTATCATTACAGCTTCCTGATGCTATCGAATATACACAGCCTTATTGGTTAAAAGAAAAAGCAACGGTTGGAATGTACACTGTATCAAATCAGGAAATAATTGGAGTTCCGGATATTATCAGAAATGTAAAAGTTGTTTTTACTATTAAAATAAATGGTGTCGAAATTCCTTTTGAACGCACTGTTGTTTACAAATACAATGACGGTGTAAAAGGCGAAATGTATAATTTCCTTGATATTGTTCCCGAAGTAACTACTTCTATTCTCGAAAGAGTTTTGGTCTTTAGAGATACAAAAAGCAAAATGATTCCGGTAAAAGTTCGTGCCGGAAAAGATGATTTAAAAGGGAATTTACAGTTGGAATTGCCTAAAAGCTGGAGCGTATCGCCAAAACAGATTCCGTTTGCATTGGATAAAAAAGGTACAGAACAAGTTTTTTACTTTGAAGTAACACCTCCTTTAAATCCTGAAGAAGTTACAGCAAAAAGCGTAGCCGTTGTTGACAACAAACGTTTTGACAGAGATCAGACAATTATTGAATTCAGTCATATAACCAAACAAATGGTTTTAAAACCAGCTGAATCCAAATGCATCCGAATTGATTTAAAAACTTCGGGAGATGCTATTGCCTACATTATGGGTGCGGGAGATGAAGTTCCTGAGAGTTTAATGCAGATGGGGTACAAAGTTTCTATCTTAAAACCGGAAGAAATTACACCTGAGCGATTGGATTCTTTTAGTGCCGTTATTACCGGAATACGTGCGTATAACACTGTACATGCCTTGGCTAACAAGCAGAATATTTTATTCAACTTTGTAAAAAGCGGTAAAAACATGATTGTACAGTACAATACAAACGGAAAACTCGTAACCGATAAAATAGCACCTTATCCCTTAAAACTATCTAATGATCGTGTGACTGAGGAAAATGCAAAAATCACTTTTCTGGCGCCAAATCATCCGGTTTTAAATACGCCAAACAAAATTACAGCCAAAGATTTCGAAGGCTGGACGCAGGAACAAGGCTTGTATTATCCGAATCAATATGATCCTGCCTTCACTCCTATTATTTCATCGCATGATAAAGGCGAATCGGCTAAAGATGGTGCTTTACTGGTTGCTCCATACGGAAAAGGATATTACATTTATACCGGTTTGAGTTTCTTTAGAGAATTACCTGAGGGTGTTTCCGGAGCTTACCGATTATTATCGAATATCATTTCGCTGAAACAACCTGTAGAAGCTCCTAAACAAGACATAAAACAATAA
- a CDS encoding TatD family hydrolase, whose translation MEYFNFHTHQFTNQSDILELVNQYPQEFDSLIPFYSIGIHPWYIKEDQIDAELKIIEEKLQIENCLALGECGLDKRIELALDMQIPVFEKQLALAEKYKKPVVIHCVAAFQEIIAVKKKLNISVPMIIHGFSKNIQVAEQLIKEGFYISFGKYLLKNPDLKTVFQNVPNDRFFLETDTIEESIKEVYDLAAEYKKLNLKELQAIISSNYKDVFET comes from the coding sequence ATGGAATACTTTAATTTTCATACCCATCAATTTACAAATCAGTCCGATATACTGGAATTAGTCAATCAATATCCGCAGGAATTTGATTCGTTAATCCCATTTTATTCAATAGGAATCCATCCGTGGTATATTAAAGAGGATCAAATTGATGCAGAATTGAAAATTATTGAAGAAAAATTACAGATCGAAAATTGTCTGGCTTTGGGCGAATGCGGTTTAGATAAACGAATTGAACTGGCTCTTGACATGCAGATTCCGGTTTTTGAAAAACAATTGGCTTTAGCCGAAAAATATAAAAAACCTGTTGTAATTCATTGTGTTGCTGCTTTTCAGGAAATAATTGCAGTAAAAAAGAAACTGAATATTTCGGTTCCGATGATTATTCATGGTTTTTCAAAAAATATTCAGGTTGCAGAACAATTAATTAAGGAAGGATTTTATATTTCATTCGGTAAATATTTGCTGAAGAATCCGGATTTAAAAACCGTTTTTCAGAATGTTCCAAACGATCGTTTTTTTCTTGAAACTGATACAATCGAAGAAAGTATTAAAGAGGTTTATGATCTCGCAGCAGAATATAAAAAATTAAATTTAAAAGAATTACAGGCGATTATTTCAAGTAATTATAAAGATGTTTTTGAAACCTGA